Below is a window of Colletes latitarsis isolate SP2378_abdomen chromosome 5, iyColLati1, whole genome shotgun sequence DNA.
AATATATACTTTGTAGAGCGATAAAAATTCCTCGTCGGATCGCGATCGATCGATACATCGATTCGCTGGCTAATTTAAAAACTGAATTCTAAACCCTGTATTTTTCGGAGCACACGGTACAACAAATTACCAGGAAAAACAAATTTGAGCAATTTGTTCGCGCGTCGTCTCGTTTCAGCGGAATAAAAAGCATCGATATTTTCCTGCAACGTACGATTACGTGTGAGAATGCTTCCGGTATCAGCGATGCTTAATAATTCCCAAAGTTTGGCACAATACACGCATACGAAGTTCTCGTCGAATGAGAAAcgccaagaaaaaaaaaagaaaaaccgaGTCGATTATCTTCGATCGctatatataaaaattaacatattcctcgaaacgaacaaagtaaGTACAACGCCGCGTGGAATTATAAACAGAACGGAAGAGATCGTAACAGCTGAACAAGCCGTTTCAACCGTTTAGTGGCATTTCTCGCTGCCAAATCTCAACACTGAACATTGTTACGCAAACTACTTTCTGTAAGGCATACACACTAAGACTGCCTAGGCTGGACCAGGTTACTAGGTTGTTGCCTCCATCTCCTTCTGACGAcgttcaattttttcaaatagaaCTGCAGGGTCGAGCGATTAATGCCATACATCTCTGATGCCTGAGTGGTGCTAACCCCCTGCTGCAATATTGCCTCCAGGGACATTTTAACGGAGTCTAAACTATACTTTCTGCCCTGCTTGTTCGCCAGTGATTTAAGCAACGCGCCTACGTCAACGTCTGGGCGTGGCCGCCTCGTATTCGGCCCTTTTTTACATTCGAGGAAATGGGACGCCCAGACGGCaccgccgccaccaccacccAAATTCCCTCTCGACCGAGACCGCGCTCCCGCCCCCCCACCTGCAACGAGGAAACCCAAGCTAGTGTCGGCAAATCATTGCACGGCCCGATTTATACTTATACAATTAAACGAAACGTTCGCGAGGACTCAGTAAGTTTCATCAATCAAATGGTCCCTTTTAATCGTATTGCCAATATTGCTTTAAGAAACTCGAACGTATAAGGGCGATCTCCTCGTTTTCGGTAAGATGCCAGGGTAGAAAGCTCAGCTTCGATCCAAAGTTTCTTCTGGATGGAAGGTTTGCTACTGTCACTCGTATCCGTCATACGATATTGTTTAGATACGCATAGAGAGTTCACGGTACATATGAAAGCTAAATCTGGAGAAATCTGAGCAACTAGAGATTCGACGTGTGTGCGAAATTTGAAATCAGCTCGCCATTTGCGAGTATACCCTGTATTCCGCTACGTTACTAGCCAAACGAAACCATCGTTTAAATGAAAGCGTACGTTTGTGCAAACTTACCAGGATGTTGGGAGGGGTCGTGGGACGGTCCGGCTCTGTTATTATCTTGCTCCATTTCGTTTAGGTCATTCATATCGTCATCTAGCGTCAGATCTTCGACGCTCTCCTCCGGGTCTTCAAGATACTCAGATTTTGGCTCGATCAGACTATCATTTGGCTCTGGCTTTTCGAGTGGTAGCTGTACAAAGAGAAAGTATTTGATACACGAGTTTCTTCTTTTTCACTTACGATATCATAGACACGTAGAGACGGATGAACgtaaaataaaagaatataTTGTATCGCGCCGTTTCCACTCTATAAGACCAAATAAAAACGGAACCAAATAGAAGGATAAAGCACGACGTTCGTTACTCTTCCAACGCGCGAAAGAAACAGCACTACGGTGACTGCCTCCATTATACGTTGGTAAGCAACTCTCAAACGTGGTCACGCTGAGAAATCGATATTGAATTTCGCAACACGTACCTGTAGCATTTCGTCCGCCGGTTTCGTCAGCTGCGTCATTAAAGCTGACCTGCCAAGCGAATCTGTGGGATCTGCATGTACTTTTTCGTCAGCCACGGGTGCAATTCCAAGCGCAGGAACACCCATTTGCTGGGGCAAGTCACTGGAATTGGAGGCTTCATGGTTTTCTATTGTATCTTCACCGACGCTTCTTCTTCTAAACCTCTTTCTCTTCCTCGAAGTTGGACTTTGTGAGCCCTCTCTGCAAACGAAACAAGGACCGATCAATTAAATGCATTTCCAAAGCTTCGTTCGACGAATGAATGTGTATTTCCAATGTTCTTACCTCGAGGAGAGACCCTTAGGTAGTTGGGGACTGCCCGACTCTTCAGGCAGGTCCCCTACGGAACCTTGTGCCATAACCTGCCTAGGAACTTTGTTCTTTTCTATTGTAAGACCGGAAGACGCGTGTGGAATGTCTAACGACGGGGCCGTTGCTTGTGGAACGACCTTTTGTTGCCTTGTGTCCGTCTTACTGCTACCACCCGTTTTACTTTCTGAGAGACCCTTTATTTGTAGAGACTCCGCGGCCTTAAGAAGCGCTGCCAATTGGTCTTGGGAGATGTTTACTTCCCCCCTGTACATGTAGTCCATCATCGCTTTCAATTCTTTGAACTTAACATCTTTCAATATGAAGACTGGATGTTTGTCGTAGTGCTCGCTGAGGAGGCCCTACAATTAAAACATAACATACCCTTCAAGTATTTCATTCATCGTTAACTAATTCATTGTAAAACTAACGTAAATCGCGAAAACAATCTCCTCATGTAACGATTAGTGAATTCAAATACTTAAATCTAAACATGAtagtaaacgaaataattaaatattcccgAATAAATATATCAAGGATATTCAGAATCGGTATAAATTGTGTAAATTTTCCATTAGGCTAAGCTCAGCTTTCACTGTGGCATAATATTAGCAAAGGGAATTTAATTTCATGATCCAAGCTCAAATTGCAGAGGCACTGCATGTTCAAACACCCCCACCCATGTCAGggtaaaatcccagggcaagtgCCCTGGAAATCAGCCATCTTGCTTTCTCTGTATTGATCACGAGGAACCAGGAGGGGGTTTGGGCTTTCATTCCCCCTGCCTCTCAGGCATCTGCCCAGGCAACGTTCAACAAGGGCAGCCATCTTGTTTCAATTTCAGGTTCCCCCTTTCCCACAATTTGAATTCCAGTATTTGCTACAGATTCCAACCATGCTTAGTCAATGGAAATGAAACAAACTAATGACAAAAAGTCCAATCCCCGATTGCTCGTATTTTCTACCCTTTTGAAAAACGTTTACTTTTCAATGTATGACAAAATTGTAGTTGTACTTTTACGGTATATTCAACTTTAAAGCACGAAGTAACATTTAATGTAAATTTAACGTTTCCTTGATTTTCAATTCAACCGAACTCTACACCCTACTCATTAAACGAACATTACGTATGCTACTAAATCAAtagaagaaaaatatatttatgacaGAAACATGAACAGAATAATAAACTTACCTCAAAATAGGGACTGCACGCGGAAAGAACTACCTTATGGGCCTTTAAGTATTTCCCCTCCGCCGCCAGGGTGCAGTCAACCAGCGTCCCGCTTTCGAGAAGCGTGTCGAAGTTCTGAATTAATGTGCTTTGGTGGTTATTCCACCTAAGACAGAACTGCTGGTCGTCTTCCATGTTTCTGATTCAGTTCCCTCGTTTCTGTACAAGCAGAAGAAGACCCGTGGCGATGAGCAGACGGAACGACCCGATGTTCAATATCGACCGTGCCTAATGCTATCTAGCTTTTCTACGCCCGATTAACGCGAACATTGAGCCGGATAATTCCAAAATATACGGCAGAAATGATAAATTTTAACTATGTTCGCGATCGATACGCAACCGCGGCAAAAAGCTCCGCAAGGAAGCACCAAAGCTTCCAAAATGGCCGTACGATGCAAGCGCGTCGGTCGAATCGGTCTTCTGGCCTTTTCCTTTGTGCGTGTCCTCATAACGGTAATGGACGATTTGGTGGGGATGATGCAGGAGGACGCGCAAGCATCACGCATGCGCAGCTGCGCCCGTGCTGCGCGTTTGACTTGCGCACTGGCTCGAGGCCCCTGGAATTCAGGGGCGTCTGCTGGATTCACCGGTACCCTAACGATTATACCGAAATGCGGAAAAGTAAAACGCGATAAATCGAATATACGCACGAACTACACGATGGAACCCCTTTCAATTCGTTTGACAATGATGACAAATCAAATATTTCAGAAATATTACTATAATAAATTCTACAAATACAAGCATGACAATCTCCTATCATTCCAATTCTAAATACCCAAACCACTGATTCCCAAATATTCTTCGATCTATACATGATAACAAATTTTTGAACATTTATGTCTCGACAATAATTGTCCTTCGTTACATTACGGAAggtaaatataatatttgaaaCCATAAACGAAATTTGTCGCGGCCATTAGAAAACTACAAATTTGGAAGACCAGGGCGAAATGTAACAGTTTACGTCACCGCGGTTTACATCATTGACGCGCAATAAAACGGAAAATCGATTACTCGGTTCACATGCGCAACGCGTAAGTTTTAACCACGGGTGGGGAGGGGGGACaataatgcgaatgtacgcgtgAAAAGATTAATACGAAATAAAGCGAAGAGCATTCACTGCTTACGCGCGATTGCGTAATCTATTTATATTGTTATCTTGTATCGAATGTTACGTCAGATGGCGCCGAGCAACGTGTGTGAAACAAAACAAGTTAGCGACAGATAATTTTTTCAATCGCATCTACCGACCGGCGAAAAAGAACGATGCACTTTCCTTACACCGCCCCCGGAAACCACGAGAGGAGAGGAGACGTGGATCGCAATATGGCCGTCCGCGAGGTCGCGCCCGGACAAAATGGCGATAGAAGAAAAGCTCGCAAGGAAAAATATACAACCTAAAAGTTGACACCGATATTGAAATTTCCCGTTGAAAGTACCGTCTGGACAAACACAGGAAAATCGCAAACGCTTACTTCATCAGGGAATTTCGATCGAACGAAAACAAAACCGAACTGGTGTTTTCTCAAAAGTATATAGAGGATCCGCCCGCGCCATGTCACCCCACCTTAAAATTTTCCGGAATTTTCTTGCGAGCTCTGACGAAATAGCGAATTTTATGAATAACTATCTACGTGTTGTATCACTCACCTAATAAGGGGTATAAAACAATCTAATATCACAGCAACGGGATCGATGAAAAGTGAAAAACTGCGTAAGCGTCCAAGCTCGGCGTGCGCCTCGAGCGCTGCCCTTTTCAACAATGGCGTAGCACAACGCCTGCTTGCTTGCCTGTACATCGACCGTCAGAGAGCGCAGGCTTCCCCGGAAGAGGGCACGAGAGAAGAAAAAAACGAAGTAAACTATCGAGCATGCGCTCTACTCCCGAAAGCTATGATGGTCTCGCCGTGATTGGAAATTGCAACTAGAGGACGCTACAGATAAAACACTTTTCTATTTTGATTCAATAGTATACGTTAGCATGAAACTTTTAGTAAAAGAATCCAGCGATACATGAAAACAAGTACACGCCTCTCTCACTTTCTTACTAACAAAAATGCTGTATCTTCTAACGAACAGTAAGTAACAAACATGCTAACCAatcataacgaagaaaaataattgCGAACAAAACACATGTAGGTGACTTTCGTAGTGATTACATTTTACGAAATATAATCAACGTATCTGGTATCGTACAATGTATTTCGATAACAGGGCAAGTAGGTAATCGATCGTATCGAAGAAACTAGCAGATTTATCAAACTAAATACGCGGCATCGATCTTATTGTCACCCATAATTACGTAGCATTACAAGTAAACTATCTTGAATATAAATGAACGTTGTGAGAATGCATGTGTGTGCACATATATGTACACATGTGCGTATAAATAAGCAATTAAAATGAATTTActcacaataaaaaaaaaagtacaaagTGTCTTCAACGTCGTTAACCGGCCCTGGACCGCAACCTGGCACGCGTACGTAATGGCCGACTCTGTAGACTTGGCTAAGGCAAAATGGCGAaaactctcgaaaacgagctcggaaAATGCAAATTACTTTATTCGAAAAAGAGTTCTATTCGTCTGAATTTCGCAACAGACACTTGTTCCACGAAATTTTGAACACTTTCAATTACGTTTTTTTCACGAGAACACGCTTCAACGCGACAAAACCGCATCTTTGTTGGCATAGCATGGCGACCTGATTTTCCATAGACTTTTCCATGGACACTATTCGAAATAAAAGCTAACGACTAAAACGCAAGCCAATGTACTTATACGGATGTTACTCACCTATATTGGCACAGTCTAAATATCACAGGAGGAAAACTTGGAAAACTACACGTCCCGTCCTCAGCGTGCACTAACCGAGCGTCGTGGGTTCTTTTTACACAATGGCCGTGGTGCTACGCGTTAACGATCGACCCGCTCTGCAAGGGGATAACCGGGATGCACAGAAACAGTGTGCCCCTTGCACGGCGACGCGGCGCAGAAAAGTAAAACCAACGTTCTGCGCATCAAGATACGAATAGTGGGGCAAAGAGAACGGCCGTCTAAGCAGGGCCGTCGAAAGAATTTTAGAACCTAGTGACTATTTTTACGCGGCACGACACCGGACATATAAAAGGTAGGAACGCATCAATGAAAGTACAAAGTAATATTCGATCTCATTCGCTTTATTATCAATCCGTATAATGACAATTTGTATTCAGATCGCATTCGCAAATCAGATACAAATATATCGTGCTGTGCTGCATACACATTACAATGTACCGCTCGTAATTCAAAGTTATATCGATACAAGATGCTTTGCAACGTAAGAACACCTGATAATCATCGTTACTTGTCGCAATCTTCATTGCATTGGTTAAATTCTATTCAGCAACGAGAGGTTAGCAAGTTGCGGAACGATAAAGTTGATACAATCCTGATTTTTGCCGGTCTAACATCATGGCAATTCGTGAAGGTAGGGGTTCGCATGGACGTGGTGGGGATGAAGGCAGATTTCCGTTGAGGGGCGCGTTTATCGTGTAGCGCAGCCGAAGCGACAGGCGGGAGAGGCGAAAGGCGGCGCGGGAGAAGTGGAAAGCCGGGAAGAGAGAGCCGACGAAGGGAAGAATCGGGGTCCACAACAAAATCGCTTAATCGCTTTGCGCCACCGTCCGCAACGGAACACGGGCCGTCCGCCGCCATCACGGTGCCCCCTAGTGTGCATTTATgtctttctctttctccttCTCCTTCCCCTTGTCCGTCTCTCTCCTTGATTCGCTACGCCACTTCGTGCCGCGACGTTTTCACGGGCAAACCGAGAGAGTGACAGCTGCCAGTCGTCAGCGCGGTACGTGCTTTACGCGACGACTGACAATCGTCCGTGTGTTATCGCGTGAATACGCGTTTCGTGAGAATCGTTCGTAAAATATCATCTCGTGCGTGGTCGTGTACATCGAGTGTCATAACTACAAGCAAAAGTGAGTGTCTACCGCGGACCTTGGCACAAAGTTGCCAAAAATCGGCCGAACTTTTGCTCCGGCGGTGATTTTATTCGTGCGTCAGGTTGTCATGGTAAGGTAAGTGCAAAGACAGAATTTCTCAAATATAATACACGACGCGTACGGTACGTATCGCGATCCTCGAGTGCCCTTTTGTTCGATGGTAAATACAAAAGTAAACGTTTCTATAGTTTCCGCGATTCGTCATTGTCTTCTTGATGCGTCTCGCGTTGACTCGGCTCGATATAACATCCGTTTAGAGAAACGTTACGATTTTCATGCGTCGATAATACCGATACTCGATTCAATGAAATCTTTTCCGTGTTTATTAATTCCGCATCCGATTTACGCGTGCTCGCGCGTATTGTTTTGACTTTCGACTGTTCCCCCGTGTATCCCGCCCAGCTGGTCAGTCTGTCGGCGTGTGCGTACTCGCATAGGTGTGCGTGACAATGATCTACGACGTTTAACGACCTGTCGTACGGAGCGACGAATTAAACGACGTCCCTCCACGCGCGCCTCGTGGCTTCTCCATGAGGATTTGGAACACTTGCCGCGTGCACGTTCGAAACGCTGTCGTCGATTACGGTAGGTCACGTGCACGATAACTGTCCAATAATCAACGATTACGTATGCGCAGGAAACACTTATTTAATGTTTGCGCGTATTACACAGCTAAACACAAGGAAAACATAACCGTCGCTTTGTTTTCGCGTATATTTGCTCGTTGAACGTATCAGGAGAATATTTCCTCTAAATACAAATGTTACACTTCGTGTTTCACGATTAATATAATTTGATAAAGTTCTCAAAATTGTTATTATCGTTAcgcgtttgttttttttttagtttttgtTTTTAATCTACACGATGTCGTACATAGATTGATCGTTGTTCAGCTGTCAACGTCCACGCGCGTCCTCCTCGCTATGTTTAGAATAATAGAAAGTGATACGCCAAGCGTTTACAGACGCAGTATTTTATAACGATACATAACAAAGTACATTACGTAGATGTTTAAGGTAAAGACGCTCTAGTGCGATCGATTGTTCGAAGGATTTTTCTTTAACATTCCTGGTAGGGGTAGGGGGTAGGGGGTAGGGGGTGGTAAAAGTGGACGAGCCGTTTACCTAAGATAAACAGAAACGCGTATGCGTGCGCGTTGTTTATTAAATTATCAGCAAAGTGCTTATAAGAATTAATCGAGGACAAACATACGTAACTAGTACGTACACTTTGTGCACCTGAGATTTTCTCTGCGATCGTACAGCAACCAACGGTTTACCTATACATTGTGCTCGCGGTGCCGATGATAAAGAGAAATGCTGCCTAGAAAGCAGGTCTTGACTGAATCTAGGCCACCCTGATGGCGCGTGCACATTCTCCACAATTTTACTGTTCCTTCTCTCGGCCTTGCCGCGTTCGTAACCATCGAGAGAACTGCACCTTTTCTCTTCTCTTCTAGTCCTCCCTCTCTTTGCCGCCTCTCTATCCCTTCCATTGCATCTCCGTTTCTCTCTCCCTTCCTATTTTTTCTTAGAATGATTCAAGGATCgagttccggaggaggaccggcTACAACCAAGATAAAAACGAACGTTTGAATCATTCTTCGCTATCGATAATATCGTCAGGCATATTTAAAAAGTCGCGGGTATTTCTTAACGATTTATCGTTGACAAGATCAATTACCATCGATCGCGACACGGTGAAACGCCTAAAAAGTCTGGGCAAAACGCGTCGAGAGAGATTAGGAATCGTAGGAAGAGATCGAAAGAATCGGTTTTACGTTATCGGTGACGGTATAGCCTGCTAACGGGAAGAGATTAATCGAAAATTGGAGGATTATAATCGCGTAGCGTCTTTAAAAGAAAACCTCGAAGAGATCGACGATTTTCTCGAGAGGCCGCGAGCGGAATCGCGTGTATATGACTGACAGTGGGGCGATCGAGAGCGACCTAGAAAGGTTTCAAAAGACATTTTCCCGTTCACCCACGTATAAAGCTGCCCTCTCGCCGCAAAAGCATAGAGCCACATAACGTGAAACCTCGTATAATAATTGTGGTGGCAGAAGGGAGGAAGGAGGGAGAAGAATGAAAAAAGTGCTCGTACAAGTGCTAAGAACAGAGACGGAAGAAATGACAGGTAATGGACGCAAAGGAAGACAGAAAAGAAAGAGAACGCGGATAAATGTATATTTCTAGATAGGCTATACATACTGTGCACGTATACGTGGAtaagcgcgcgcgcgcgcgtgtgtgtgcgtgtggtACGACGACCGCGCGCGCATAGGAACAACGGAAAGTACGGAGCATAATACGGAGAAAACGCTGGTAAAAGGAAAGAGGCCTCTCTGGCTGCCTTTCCAATCGAATCGAACGCCCCTCTCGCCTTTGTCATTTTCTCTTTGTCCCCGTTTTCAGCTCGCCGTTCTCTCGGACAGTTCTCTTCCATTTTTCTCTATTTTCTATCTGTCTTCTCCGACGCGACTCGGTCTGACTCAGCAACGGAAGAAGAGTGGAAGGAGACGAGGCAAGAAATTTCTCTTGCTTCGCTCGAACTCCTCTTCTTCCTCCCTTCACCCTTTGACTTCCCTCGTAGCATCCTGTCTACCACCCTAACCTCGGTTCTTTCTTGCGTTTCGATCTGCCTCTACCCACCGTTTCCTTCTCCTTCCTGCCTCCTTGCCTCCCCTTCCTTGGCTCTCTCCTTCCTCGCGTCCACCTCCACCTCCAcctccacatccacctccacccCCGCCGTCACCACGTTCACCTCCATAGCCACCTCCACCGTGGTCTTCCTTCTTCTCCACCAACTCCTCCGCTcgctcgttcgttcgttcgtcgtcgtcgtcgtcgtcgtcgtcgtcggcgtCGTCTCCTGCTTCGCCTTCGTCCCCTCTTACTCCCTCGAGCCGCTCTTTTCCGCTGGCAACCCTCTTGCCTTTCTCTCCCTACTCTCTTCCTCGTTCCTCGTCCCGCTCCGCACATCCTGTTTCTTTAATACGACCGAGACGGGAGGGGAAAAAGGAAAGACAGACAAAGACAGATGGTGTAGGGGATACAGAAGAACAAGACGCGAGAGGGAACTTTGTTGCTCGATTTTTCTCGCGCTTTTTTGTTCGATGTTACTTACGTAAAAAGCTTCTATATTTAAATCAATTATAATTCGCGCGGTTCGTGCacgttttcttttttctctcgCGCGCGATCGATCGAgagggtaatttttaaaaaaaactgAACCGAAGTGAACGTGGAATGAACGAACGCTGGATGTTCCGAGACTGGTAAAAGGAGAAAGGTAGTTTCCATCGACGATCGACGGAAAAGAATTACACGGTTTCGCGGTATATACACGAACGTTCATTTCTTATTATTAGACGAGTCTGTAATTGATATTTCGACGGTTGCTGGCTAAATATTTATCTTTATCGAACGTACGAACGTGGTCTCGcgtttgtaaaaataaaatgttcGTTCGTCCCGCTCCTTTCCGTTGCTGTCTCAAAAAAAGCAGTTTCGCCTCCTCTTCTTTCTCTCGCCAACCTTTTCCCTGCTGTTCCTTCTTTTTCTCCCCTCAGATATTCTCGCTCGCGTTCCCCTTATCTCCGGAGTTTCTCATTGTCTGAAAGGGCCATCTGTCCCCCGGCTTTTTCATCCTTCGCTTTCATCCCTCCGTTGTACACGAGCACACAAAGAGACTCTCTTATCCGCCGTTCGCCACCCTCTCTTCACCCTTTCTCCGGTTCTACCTTCTTCTCCGTAGCTTCCGTTCGGTCGACTACTCCTGCGCATCCTCGTTGCTCCTTTCTCCTTCCTTGGAGACTTTGCCCAGGCTCCTTTGCCGACCAGACGGAACCACTATCGTGGCAACTATAGAGAGAGTACGCTGGAATAATACTCCGAATTCGAGATTCCAGCGATAACGTCCCGTTATCGTACAGTTATACGCTCTGTATGCTCGTGAAAAATCACATATCCGCGCGTAGTCGAGAgaaacaatcattttttacgacGCGAACGACAATTTTTCCCATAATCATCTATCCAAATGAGAATAAAAAAAACTTATGCAccctcgaaactacatagagagAAAAAAGATCCCTCTAGGCGAGCCACGTGCGACCTTGGGCAAGTCCACGTCACCCTCTTACGTTGCACCCTCCGAAGGGACGGAACCCTGATCACGTGGATCTCGGGGGTGGTTTTCAACCCTCGTTTATCCTTGCTCCATAAGAATGGAATAGAGAGGAGTATAGCGCGGCGGACGATGGACGATGAATAGTGAGACAAGCTACGATCGAATGTTGTTAAACTCT
It encodes the following:
- the LOC143341872 gene encoding uncharacterized protein LOC143341872 isoform X8, coding for MEDDQQFCLRWNNHQSTLIQNFDTLLESGTLVDCTLAAEGKYLKAHKVVLSACSPYFEGLLSEHYDKHPVFILKDVKFKELKAMMDYMYRGEVNISQDQLAALLKAAESLQIKGLSESKTGGSSKTDTRQQKVVPQATAPSLDIPHASSGLTIEKNKVPRQVMAQGSVGDLPEESGSPQLPKGLSSREGSQSPTSRKRKRFRRRSVGEDTIENHEASNSSDLPQQMGVPALGIAPVADEKVHADPTDSLGRSALMTQLTKPADEMLQLPLEKPEPNDSLIEPKSEYLEDPEESVEDLTLDDDMNDLNEMEQDNNRAGPSHDPSQHPAGIGAWHVTGDRSNAGGVVGSVAGAPGTTDEVFLAAQEAAQAHRDSQDTAPFTVFGFNIGIGGSQVQTIGKLWSQTPLPNLVNNFRTKKFPCPNCACAYSQKYSLNRHLTYECGQEPRFKCPHCDYRCKKSANVYEHVRRRHKNCKVYAIDVLKIAHHGRT
- the LOC143341872 gene encoding uncharacterized protein LOC143341872 isoform X15, with the translated sequence MEDDQQFCLRWNNHQSTLIQNFDTLLESGTLVDCTLAAEGKYLKAHKVVLSACSPYFEGLLSEHYDKHPVFILKDVKFKELKAMMDYMYRGEVNISQDQLAALLKAAESLQIKGLSESKTGGSSKTDTRQQKVVPQATAPSLDIPHASSGLTIEKNKVPRQVMAQGSVGDLPEESGSPQLPKGLSSREGSQSPTSRKRKRFRRRSVGEDTIENHEASNSSDLPQQMGVPALGIAPVADEKVHADPTDSLGRSALMTQLTKPADEMLQLPLEKPEPNDSLIEPKSEYLEDPEESVEDLTLDDDMNDLNEMEQDNNRAGPSHDPSQHPAGIGAWHVTGDRSNAGGVVGSVAGAPGTTDEVFLAAQEAAQAHRDSQGVHHPVMRPSLYAQGPRCAYDLVRKEQNRSYPCHKCGNAFTRKNNLYNHLKFQCGQMPRFNCPYCSYRTRHSSNVRSHVRRMHPGQRVYVLDVRGKQDSQHQWIS
- the LOC143341872 gene encoding uncharacterized protein LOC143341872 isoform X41, whose protein sequence is MEDDQQFCLRWNNHQSTLIQNFDTLLESGTLVDCTLAAEGKYLKAHKVVLSACSPYFEGLLSEHYDKHPVFILKDVKFKELKAMMDYMYRGEVNISQDQLAALLKAAESLQIKGLSESKTGGSSKTDTRQQKVVPQATAPSLDIPHASSGLTIEKNKVPRQVMAQGSVGDLPEESGSPQLPKGLSSREGSQSPTSRKRKRFRRRSVGEDTIENHEASNSSDLPQQMGVPALGIAPVADEKVHADPTDSLGRSALMTQLTKPADEMLQLPLEKPEPNDSLIEPKSEYLEDPEESVEDLTLDDDMNDLNEMEQDNNRAGPSHDPSQHPAGIGAWHVTGDRSNAGGVVGSVAGAPGTTDEVFLAAQEAAQAHRDSQAYASEPWPQQKCPVERYFCPRCCSSFSKKSNMMTHFRYECGKEPRFQCPYCGKRDRKSSNTYRHIRTNHKGSRIQAFRLY
- the LOC143341872 gene encoding uncharacterized protein LOC143341872 isoform X13; this translates as MEDDQQFCLRWNNHQSTLIQNFDTLLESGTLVDCTLAAEGKYLKAHKVVLSACSPYFEGLLSEHYDKHPVFILKDVKFKELKAMMDYMYRGEVNISQDQLAALLKAAESLQIKGLSESKTGGSSKTDTRQQKVVPQATAPSLDIPHASSGLTIEKNKVPRQVMAQGSVGDLPEESGSPQLPKGLSSREGSQSPTSRKRKRFRRRSVGEDTIENHEASNSSDLPQQMGVPALGIAPVADEKVHADPTDSLGRSALMTQLTKPADEMLQLPLEKPEPNDSLIEPKSEYLEDPEESVEDLTLDDDMNDLNEMEQDNNRAGPSHDPSQHPAGIGAWHVTGDRSNAGGVVGSVAGAPGTTDEVFLAAQEAAQAHRDSQGPRQSALFNRRTGASTRPRTGIHGSVQNLCLRVAESTGSSSFCPKCSVKFERLWDLRAHMMQVCKITSKKMCPYCDAVGNAVDEIHRHIRNRHPSSRCAVLEVYNMHRN
- the LOC143341872 gene encoding uncharacterized protein LOC143341872 isoform X39 is translated as MEDDQQFCLRWNNHQSTLIQNFDTLLESGTLVDCTLAAEGKYLKAHKVVLSACSPYFEGLLSEHYDKHPVFILKDVKFKELKAMMDYMYRGEVNISQDQLAALLKAAESLQIKGLSESKTGGSSKTDTRQQKVVPQATAPSLDIPHASSGLTIEKNKVPRQVMAQGSVGDLPEESGSPQLPKGLSSREGSQSPTSRKRKRFRRRSVGEDTIENHEASNSSDLPQQMGVPALGIAPVADEKVHADPTDSLGRSALMTQLTKPADEMLQLPLEKPEPNDSLIEPKSEYLEDPEESVEDLTLDDDMNDLNEMEQDNNRAGPSHDPSQHPAGIGAWHVTGDRSNAGGVVGSVAGAPGTTDEVFLAAQEAAQAHRDSQECRPQTRAGRRTTQQCKKFDCSKCGRLFSHSYSMYRHYRYECDSLPRYQCKYCGYKSKWTHSIYNHIRKIHTGEDVVLTTLY
- the LOC143341872 gene encoding uncharacterized protein LOC143341872 isoform X48; amino-acid sequence: MEDDQQFCLRWNNHQSTLIQNFDTLLESGTLVDCTLAAEGKYLKAHKVVLSACSPYFEGLLSEHYDKHPVFILKDVKFKELKAMMDYMYRGEVNISQDQLAALLKAAESLQIKGLSESKTGGSSKTDTRQQKVVPQATAPSLDIPHASSGLTIEKNKVPRQVMAQGSVGDLPEESGSPQLPKGLSSREGSQSPTSRKRKRFRRRSVGEDTIENHEASNSSDLPQQMGVPALGIAPVADEKVHADPTDSLGRSALMTQLTKPADEMLQLPLEKPEPNDSLIEPKSEYLEDPEESVEDLTLDDDMNDLNEMEQDNNRAGPSHDPSQHPAGIGAWHVTGDRSNAGGVVGSVAGAPGTTDEVFLAAQEAAQAHRDSQEARMMEFLNYQKVTYPCKNCGKVYNYYSSLARHLKHECGMEPKFHCPLCPYRTKHKSSLTTHLNGRHMKLLS
- the LOC143341872 gene encoding uncharacterized protein LOC143341872 isoform X1, whose amino-acid sequence is MEDDQQFCLRWNNHQSTLIQNFDTLLESGTLVDCTLAAEGKYLKAHKVVLSACSPYFEGLLSEHYDKHPVFILKDVKFKELKAMMDYMYRGEVNISQDQLAALLKAAESLQIKGLSESKTGGSSKTDTRQQKVVPQATAPSLDIPHASSGLTIEKNKVPRQVMAQGSVGDLPEESGSPQLPKGLSSREGSQSPTSRKRKRFRRRSVGEDTIENHEASNSSDLPQQMGVPALGIAPVADEKVHADPTDSLGRSALMTQLTKPADEMLQLPLEKPEPNDSLIEPKSEYLEDPEESVEDLTLDDDMNDLNEMEQDNNRAGPSHDPSQHPAGIGAWHVTGDRSNAGGVVGSVAGAPGTTDEVFLAAQEAAQAHRDSQGVARKRISTSTLNASRVCKTNEVIDTRLNRRPISPVKSEVSSDAETDTEIWVNVKEEQRLHTCIYCSKKFRTPNIVAKHVKYNCLKNPYSECMSKTHPLVCNKCGRRFKVMKQLTFHRNHECERTVTCTYCKQSFMGGVLPSRHYKSCKAYPYTPPESSHNHRKKPVKPHKKPLEIPRYRKIQNFVKNFGPFEVFSTTETSDSD